In the Numida meleagris isolate 19003 breed g44 Domestic line chromosome 5, NumMel1.0, whole genome shotgun sequence genome, one interval contains:
- the LOC110400533 gene encoding mitochondrial chaperone BCS1 isoform X1, which yields MVPAAQSAALGAPHRLLRCPVPVRRVSAGSRRKRKCGRNHRERRLGERRGAVGLRHYMITLEVPSKDKSYQWLLNWISHHAKRTQHLSVETSYLQHESGRVSTKFDFVPSPGNHFIWYQRKWIRIERNRERQMIDLNTGTAWESVTFTALGTNREIFFNILQEARELALQQQEGRTIMYTAIGTEWRQFGFPRRRRPLSSVVLEKGVSERLVEDVKEFIDNPQWYIERGIPYRRGYLLYGPPGCGKSSFITALAGELQHSICLLSLSDRSLSDDRLNYLLSVAPQQSIILLEDVDAAFVSRDLAAENPAMYQGMGRLTFSGLLNALDGVASTEARIVFMTTNYVDRLDPALVRPGRVDLKQYVGHCSRGQLARMFQRFYPEQPPAAADRFAEQALAVSKQISAAQVQGHFMLYKTDPGGAIENIHSILP from the exons ATGGTACCCGCAGCACAGAGCGCCGCCCTCGGCGCGCCCCACCGCCTCCTCCGCTGCCCCGTCCCCGTTCGGCGGGTGAGTGCCGGGAGCCGCCGGAAGCGGAAGTGCGGGAGGAACCATAGAGAGCGGCGCCTGGGAGAGCGGCGCGGAGCTGTGGGTTT GCGCCACTATATGATCACCTTGGAGGTGCCCAGCAAGGATAAGAGCTACCAGTGGCTGCTGAACTGGATCTCACACCATGCCAAGCGCACGCAGCACCTGAGTGTTGAGACATCGTACCTGCAGCATGAGAGTGGGCGCGTCAGCACCAAGTTTGACTTTGTCCCCAGCCCTGGAAACCATTTCATCTG GTATCAGAGGAAGTGGATTCGCATCGAGCGCAACCGGGAGAGGCAGATGATTGACCTGAACACAGGAACCGCCTGGGAGTCTGTCACCTTCACGGCACTGGGCACCAACCGGGAGATCTTCTTCAACATCCTCCAGGAAG CCCGGGAGCTGGCTCTGCAACAGCAGGAGGGGAGGACAATCATGTACACAGCCATAGGAACGGAGTGGCGGCAGTTTGGATTcccgcgccgccgccggccTCTCAGCTCCGTGGTGCTGGAGAAAGGTGTGTCAGAGAGGCTGGTTGAGGATGTGAAGGAGTTCATCGACAACCCCCAGTGGTACATCGAGAGAG GGATCCCATACAGAAGAGGCTACCTGCTATATGGTCCTCCTGGCTGTGGAAAAAGCAGCTTCAT TACAGCCCTGGCCggggagctgcagcacagtATCTGCCTGCTGAGCCTCAGCGACCGCAGCCTCTCTGATGACCGACTCAATTACCTCCTGAGCGTGGCACCACAGCAGAGCATCATCCTTCTGGAGGATGTGGATGCTGCCTTTGTCAGTCGGGACCTCGCTGCTGAGA ACCCTGCTATGTACCAAGGCATGGGGCGCCTGACCTTCAGTGGCCTCCTCAACGCCCTGGATGGCGTGGCCTCCACAGAGGCCAGGATTGTCTTCATGACCACCAACTATGTGGACAG GCTGGACCCAGCCCTGGTGCGGCCAGGACGCGTGGACCTCAAGCAGTATGTGGGCCACTGCTCCCGAGGGCAGCTGGCCCGCATGTTCCAGCGCTTCTATCCtgagcagcccccagctgcagctgacCGGTTTGCTGAGCAGGCACTGGCAGTCTCCAAACAGATCAGCGCTGCCCAGGTACAGGGCCACTTCATGCTCTACAAGACAGATCCCGGGGGTGCCATTGAAAACATACACTCCATCCTGCCGTGA
- the ZNF142 gene encoding zinc finger protein 142: protein MSAEVAAPPAAGEKMEALCSELLLHSPGAVGAAGAVGSPTAMAGAATLPVSQELVLAEASLPGEGAAAEGSNVEIFIEAVAGNVTLSSAASGTEVLVKVVELYFCERCGQSFAEASLLSQHQCLLLPPPEHLQLPGVLPAPTSEGQNEPGGSEPLVASVPEGSALECLLCPICQEAFAQPGELKEHFKTHRGPRGALPCPEKGCCFATEDRKQLRSHLRRLHGASPVSCTYRACPLLFPSRPAMEQHHRTHFPFHCGHCDFVTANAKLFWQHRKGHITETSVMSSTPGSAPLKQLCVLPSEGEKEAENCHPDWEATSEETRPAKPSSTGEGSLEEVKASAGEEDSESDEDESLEEDGESPCEGEAKENEEAPEKAKVTWAQHFKGDVAEGSEYIYKTHMCPECKRCFKKRTHLVEHLHLHFPDPSLQCPNCHKYFTSKSKLKIHMMRETGEKAHRCPLCHYSSVEKNALNRHMASMHEDISNFYSDVYSCPVCEEKFRLSQALKEHLKTHKAEPKRLSCFQGGCDYCAEDRKEFVRHLKDAHGIKAVECKYHACSLLFGTAEAMEAHRKTHYAFHCQQCDFICSNKHVFRKHKKQGHPGSEQLQCSFCPYATFNPVEYHDHVGKMHANEKIHKCTECAFATAHKRVLIRHMLLHTGEKPHKCELCDFTCRDVSYLSKHMLTHSNDKNFMCTECGYITKWKHYLNVHMRKHTGDLRYQCNQCSYRCHRADQLSSHKLRHQGKSLICEVCGFACKRKYELQKHMQAKHSQNYQVPIFQCQYCAYQTKYKQALLNHENCKHTKQKEFRCALCSYCTFSNTSLFFHKRKIHGYVPGDKDWLENYASKELEISSSESLFGYELGAALRVDASSPFSSKEQWAKVKPSQLESQGEEGCQQAFVVPLLGQDAAPPEGSSKAQTAVGKGEQSCTMDDSTQSDTAAGPAELITSEDVAESCTLHLEAVHVSSDPILEHLTGDACMAQPETMEMLSCREPPAAYEMLGSQDDLGLEDNDNALEDIPDYKEEESDVRENEALRLEDSAAAGASQEKDSVREATSNLERSCSDHSKLDAAPEMRETSEGEPPEAWLSVLKTAEQSHAPVPEDAATCSDDTRSSSELVLKALRKQDKEQAETLVLEGRVQMLVVQSESQIFKCEKCSYITRKEKSMSLHSKASCQSHRTPLVCRECGASFKQQRGLNTHLLKKCPVLLKKNKVLKLAVVEAAGSHQSAGPLGDNGAETAESDRGGVEEPGQPESPWEAEMMPDKMQESDGPFAGEQVSGCPSPENSLPGDSAEVAEEPSQQGDGAEASGTECLLQPGKPSEKYHLEGGKLRCNACSFVCSRVSTITSHVEDGCRSLEQFWCSLCPEAFRSQRALKNHCAEKHLVHPEEDRPHSTQLPGGDPASAEMGQPGDPVLDAAPPKAALPKQRRFSCPTCPFTCHQERAMKTHKKRGCVALGEFRCASCPFTSKVAKALRLHRKLHRKHYNKRPQLQCRQCEFTCKQARCLRQHVRIKHEGVKPHKCLYCEFSTTRRYRLEAHQSLHTGVGRIACGICSQTFGTNSKLRIHRLRVHEKTPTHFCPLCDYSSYLQNDITRHVNSCHRGELNFGCSRCEARFSSETALKQHVLRRHEEKVSYGCPRCGFVCHSEATLKCHVQKQHPHLECGTCKESFPSRDALEEHKKQHFSHRCELCSFAAKERQQLVRHYVESHEPAAPQDKPLRCPFCDFSCRHQLVFDQHMKGHGGTRIYKCSDCEYTTKNRQKITWHIRIHTGEKPYKCHLCKYTCADPSRLKYHMRIHKEERKYLCPDCGYKCKWVNQLKYHMTKHTGLKPYRCDECEYRTNRADALRVHKETRHREARSFICEQCGKAFKTRFLLKTHLKKHSEEKPYVCNACGRAFRWAAGLRHHYLTHTNEHPFFCRYCPYKAKQKFQVIKHIQRHHPERGAGDPSQGVGKDPSTPTVHLHAVQRESPAMGPPAAPQQEGECLTEKDSISQ from the exons ATGAGTGCAGAAGTGGCCGCACCTCCGGCTGCAGGCGAGAAGATGGAGGCCCTGTGTTCCGAGCTGCtcctgcactccccaggggcagtgggagcagcaggggcAGTGGGAAGCCCTACTGCCATGGCTGGGGCTGCCACACTGCCCGTGAGCCAGGAGTTGGTGCTGGCGGAGGCGTCATTGCCCGGGGAGGGGGCTGCGGCTGAAGGAAGCAACGTAGAAATCTTCATTGAGGCTGTGGCTGGCAACGTGACGCTGAGCAGTGCGGCCAGCGGCACCG AGGTGCTGGTCAAAGTGGTGGAGCTGTATTTCTGCGAGAGGTGTGGCCAGAGCTTCGCAGAGGCTTCCTTGCTGTCCCAGCACCAGTGCCTACTACTGCCGCCACCAGAGCACCTGCAGCTACCTGgagtgctgccagcacccacCAGTGAGGGCCAGAATGAGCCAGGGGGCTCAGAACCACTGGTAGCGAGTGTGCCAGAGGGCTCAGCTCTCGAGTGCCTGCTGTGCCCCATCTGCCAGGAGGCGTTTGCACAGCCTGGTGAGCTCAAGGAGCACTTCAAGACCCACCGTGGCCCGCGGGGAGCTCTTCCCTGCCCTGAGAagggctgctgctttgccaCGGAGGACCGCAAGCAGCTGCGCAGCCACCTACGCCGCCTGCATGGGGCTTCCCCTGTGTCCTGCACCTACCGAGCCTGCCCCTTGCTCTTCCCCAGCCGCCCAGCCATGGAGCAGCACCACCGCACCCACTTCCCCTTCCACTGTGGCCACTGTGATTTTGTCACAGCCAATGCCAAGCTCTTCTGGCAGCACAGGAAGGGCCACATCACTGAGACATCTGTGATGAGCAGCACCCCTGGCTCGGCCCCTCTCAAACAGCTCTGCGTTCTGCCATCAG AAGGGGAGAAGGAGGCAGAGAATTGCCACCCTGACTGGGAAGCCACCTCAGAAGAAACGAGGCCAGCGAAGCCCTCAAGCACTGGGGAGGGCTCCTTGGAGGAGGTGAAAGCATCTGCCGGAGAAGAGGactcagagagtgatgaggACGAGTCACTGGAGGAGGATGGAGAGAGCCCCTGTGAGGGCGAGGCCAAAGAGAACGAGGAGGCTCCTGAGAAAGCCAAGGTGACCTGGGCTCAGCACTTCAAAG GAGATGTTGCAGAGGGCTCAGAATACATCTACAAAACCCACATGTGCCCTGAATGCAAGCGGTGCTTCAAGAAGCGGACGCACCTGGTGGAGCACCTCCACCTGCACTTCCCTGACCCCAGCCTGCAGTGCCCCAACTGCCACAAGTACTTCACCAGtaaaagcaagctgaaaatCCACATGATGCGGGAGACAGGCGAGAAGGCACACCGCTGCCCGCTCTGCCACTACAGCTCAGTGGAGAAGAATGCACTCAACCGTCACATGGCCAGCATGCACGAGGACATTTCCAACTTCTACTCCGATGTCTACTCCTGCCCCGTCTGTGAGGAGAAGTTTCGCCTCAGCCAGGCCCTCAAAGAGCACTTGAAGACTCACAAAGCTGAGCCCAAGAGGCTGAGCTGCTTCCAAGGGGGCTGTGACTACTGTGCGGAGGACAGGAAGGAGTTTGTCCGTCACCTCAAAGATGCTCACGGCATCAAGGCGGTGGAGTGCAAGTACCATGCCTGCTCGCTGCTCTTTGGCACTGCTGAGGCCATGGAAGCTCACCGGAAAACCCACTATGCCTTCCACTGCCAGCAGTGCGACTTCATCTGCTCCAACAAGCACGTTTTCCGTAAGCATAAGAAGCAAGGGCACCCGGGCAGCGAGCAGCTCCAGTGCAGCTTCTGTCCCTATGCCACCTTCAACCCTGTGGAGTATCACGACCACGTGGGCAAGATGCATGCCAATGAGAAGATCCACAAGTGCACCGAGTGTGCCTTCGCTACCGCGCACAAGCGAGTGCTCATCCGGCACATGCTGCTGCACACAG GAGAGAAGCCTCACAAGTGCGAGCTGTGTGACTTCACGTGCCGCGATGTGAGCTACCTGTCCAAGCACATGCTGACCCATTCCAACGACAAGAACTTCATGTGCACTGAGTGTGGATACATCACCAAGTGGAAGCACTACTTAAATGTCCACATGCGCAAGCACACCGGTGATCTTCG GTACCAGTGCAACCAGTGCTCATACCGGTGCCACCGTGCTGACCAGCTGAGCAGCCACAAGCTGCGTCACCAAGGCAAAAGCCTCATCTGCGAGGTGTGTGGCTTTGCCTGCAAGCGCAAGTATGAGCTGCAGAAGCACATGCAGGCAAAGCACTCGCAGAACTACCAAGTGCCCATCTTCCAGTGCCAGTACTGTGCCTACCAGACCAAGTACAAGCAGGCATTGCTGAACCACGAGAACTGCAAGCACACCAAGCAAAAGGAATTTCGCTGCGCCCTTTGCTCTTACTGCACCTTCAGCAACACCAGCCTCTTCTTCCACAAGCGCAAGATTCACGGTTATGTGCCCGGTGACAAGGACTGGCTGGAAAACTACgccagcaaggagctggagaTCAGCTCATCCGAGTCGCTCTTTGGCTACGAGCTCGGTGCAGCCCTGCGTGTGGATGCCAGCTCCCCCTTCTCTAGCAAGGAACAGTGGGCAAAGGTGAAGCCATCCCAGCTGGAGTCCCAGGGGGAAGAGGGCTGTCAGCAAGCATTCGTGGTGCCCCTCCTCGGACAGGACGCTGCTCCGCCGGAGGGCAGCAGTAAGGCTCAGACAGCTGTGGGCAagggggagcagagctgcacgATGGATGACAGCACGCAGAGTGATACTGCTGCGGGCCCAGCTGAGCTCATCACTTCTGAGGATGTGGCAGAGAGCTGCACATTGCACTTGGAGGCAGTGCATGTCTCATCTGATCCCATCCTGGAGCATTTGACTGGAGATGCTTGCATGGCACAGCCGGAGACCATGGAAATGCTGTCCTGCAGGGAGCCTCCTGCGGCCTATGAGATGCTGGGCTCCCAGGATGACCTTGGCTTGGAGGACAATGACAATGCGCTCGAAGACATCCCAGACTATAAGGAAGAGGAGTCAGATGTACGGGAGAATGAAGCGTTGAGGCTGGAGGacagtgcagcagcaggtgcCAGCCAGGAAAAAGACTCTGTTAGAGAGGCCACAAGCAACCTTGAGAGGTCATGTTCAGACCACAGCAAGCTGGACGCAGCCCCAGAGATGAGAGAGACAAGCGAAGGTGAACCACCGGAGGCCTGGCTCAGCGTGCTGAAGACAGCTGAGCAGAGCCATGCACCTGTCCCAGAGGATGCAGCCACCTGCAGCGATGACACCAGAAGCAGTTCAGAGTTGGTGCTGAAGGCGCTGCGTAAGCAGGACAAGGAACAGGCGGAGACGCTGGTGCTGGAGGGAAGGGTACAGATGCTGGTGGTGCAGTCAGAAAGTCAGATCTTTAAGTGTGAAAAATGCTCTTACATCACACGGAAGGAGAAGTCCATGTCTCTGCACTCCAAAGCCAGCTGCCAGAGCCACCGCACCCCACTCGTGTGCCGTGAGTGTGGTGCCAGCTTTAAGCAGCAAAGGGGGCTCAACACCCACCTCCTCAAAAAATGCCCAGTCCTCCTGAAGAAGAACAAGGTCCTCAAACTGGCTGTTGTGGAGGCAGCTGGGTCGCACCAGTCTGCTGGCCCGCTAGGTGATAATGGTGCAGAAACAGCAGAGAGCGACAGAGGCGGCGTGGAGGAGCCTGGACAACCTGAATCCCCCTGGGAAGCTGAAATGATGCCTGATAAAATGCAGGAATCGGATGGTCCCTTTGCCGGGGAACAGGTGTCAGGCTGTCCTTCCCCTGAGAACTCTCTCCCTGGTGACAGTGCAGAGGTGGCAGAAGAGCCCTCACAGCAAGGGGATGGAGCTGAGGCAAGCGGAACTGAGTGTCTCTTGCAGCCTGGGAAGCCCTCTGAGAAATACCATCTGGAGGGAGGGAAGCTGCGCTGCAACGCCTGCTCCTTCGTGTGCTCCCGTGTCTCCACCATCACCTCCCACGTGGAGGACGGCTGCCGGAGCCTGGAGCAGTTCTGGTGCTCACTGTGCCCTGAAGCCTTTCGCTCCCAGCGGGCCCTGAAGAACCACTGTGCTGAGAAGCACCTCGTGCATCCCGAGGAGGACAGGCCTCACAGCACCCAGCTCCCGGGGGGGGACCCAGCCAGCGCTGAAATGGGGCAGCCCGGTGACCCCGTGCTAGACGCAGCCCCCCCAAAAGCCGCACTGCCCAAACAGAGACGTTTCTCCTGCCCCACTTGCCCCTTCACCTGCCACCAGGAGCGGGCCATGAAGACGCACAAGAAGAGGGGCTGCGTGGCGCTGGGTGAGTTCCGTTGTGCCTCCTGCCCCTTCACCTCCAAAGTGGCCAAAGCCCTGCGGCTGCACCGCAAGCTGCACCGCAAGCACTACAACAAGCGGCCGCAGCTGCAGTGCCGCCAGTGCGAGTTCACCTGCAAGCAAGCCCGCTGCCTGCGGCAGCACGTGCGCATCAAGCACGAGGGGGTGAAGCCCCACAAGTGCCTCTACTGCGAGTTCAGCACCACGCGGCGGTACCGCCTGGAGGCCCACCAGTCCCTGCACACCGGCGTGGGCCGCATCGCCTGCGGCATCTGCAGCCAGACCTTCGGCACCAACTCCAAGCTGCGCATCCACCGCCTGCGGGTGCACGAGAAGACGCCCACCCACTTCTGCCCGCTGTGCGACTACAGCAGCTACCTGCAGAACGACATCACCCGCCACGTCAACAGCTGCCACCGCGGCGAGCTCAACTTCGGCTGCTCCCGCTGCGAGGCGCGGTTCAGCTCCGAGACGGCCCTCAAGCAGCACGTCCTGCGGCGCCACGAGGAGAAGGTGTCCTATGGCTGCCCGCGCTGCGGCTTCGTGTGCCACAGCGAGGCCACGCTCAAGTGCCATGTGCAGAAGCAGCACCCGCACCTGGAGTGCGGCACCTGCAAGGAGAGCTTTCCCAGCCGGGATGCTCTGGAGGAGCACAAGAAGCAGCACTTCAGCCACCGCTGCGAGCTGTGCAGCTTCGCCGCcaaggagaggcagcagctggtgcGGCATTACGTGGAGAGCCACGAGCCGGCGGCCCCCCAGGACAAACCCCTGCGATGCCCCTTCTGCGACTTCTCCTGCCGCCACCAGCTCGTCTTCGACCAGCACATGAAGGGCCACGGGGGCACGCGCATCTACAAGTGCTCCGACTGTGAGTACACCACCAAGAACAGGCAGAAGATCACCTGGCACATCCGCATCCACACCGGCGAGAAGCCCTACAAGTGCCACCTCTGCAAGTACACCTGTGCCGACCCCTCGCGTCTCAAG TACCACATGCGGATCCACAAGGAGGAGCGCAAATACCTCTGCCCAGACTGTGGCTACAAGTGCAAGTGGGTGAATCAGCTGAAGTACCACATGACGAAGCACACGG GGCTGAAGCCGTACCGCTGCGACGAGTGCGAGTACCGCACCAACCGGGCGGACGCGCTGCGGGTGCACAAGGAGACGCGACACCGGGAGGCACGCTCCTTCATCTGCGAGCAGTGTGGGAAGGCCTTCAAGACCCGCTTCCTCCTCAAGACCCACCTGAAGAAACACAGCGAGGAGAAGCCGTATGTCTGCAACGCCTGCGGGCGGGCTTTCCGCTGGGCGGCCGGCCTGCGGCACCATTACCTCACCCACACCAACGAGCACCCCTTCTTCTGCCGCTACTGCCCCTACAAGGCCAAGCAGAAGTTCCAGGTCATCAAACACATCCAGCGGCACCACCCCGAGCGTGGGGCTGGCGACCCCAGCCAGGGGGTGGGCAAGGACCCCAGCACGCCCACTGTCCACCTCCACGCTGTGCAGAGGGAGAGCCCGGCTATGGGGCCACCAGCAGCACCgcagcaggagggagagtgCCTCACAGAGAAGGACAGCATCTCCCAGTGA
- the LOC110400533 gene encoding mitochondrial chaperone BCS1 isoform X3: MITLEVPSKDKSYQWLLNWISHHAKRTQHLSVETSYLQHESGRVSTKFDFVPSPGNHFIWYQRKWIRIERNRERQMIDLNTGTAWESVTFTALGTNREIFFNILQEARELALQQQEGRTIMYTAIGTEWRQFGFPRRRRPLSSVVLEKGVSERLVEDVKEFIDNPQWYIERGIPYRRGYLLYGPPGCGKSSFITALAGELQHSICLLSLSDRSLSDDRLNYLLSVAPQQSIILLEDVDAAFVSRDLAAENPAMYQGMGRLTFSGLLNALDGVASTEARIVFMTTNYVDRLDPALVRPGRVDLKQYVGHCSRGQLARMFQRFYPEQPPAAADRFAEQALAVSKQISAAQVQGHFMLYKTDPGGAIENIHSILP, translated from the exons ATGATCACCTTGGAGGTGCCCAGCAAGGATAAGAGCTACCAGTGGCTGCTGAACTGGATCTCACACCATGCCAAGCGCACGCAGCACCTGAGTGTTGAGACATCGTACCTGCAGCATGAGAGTGGGCGCGTCAGCACCAAGTTTGACTTTGTCCCCAGCCCTGGAAACCATTTCATCTG GTATCAGAGGAAGTGGATTCGCATCGAGCGCAACCGGGAGAGGCAGATGATTGACCTGAACACAGGAACCGCCTGGGAGTCTGTCACCTTCACGGCACTGGGCACCAACCGGGAGATCTTCTTCAACATCCTCCAGGAAG CCCGGGAGCTGGCTCTGCAACAGCAGGAGGGGAGGACAATCATGTACACAGCCATAGGAACGGAGTGGCGGCAGTTTGGATTcccgcgccgccgccggccTCTCAGCTCCGTGGTGCTGGAGAAAGGTGTGTCAGAGAGGCTGGTTGAGGATGTGAAGGAGTTCATCGACAACCCCCAGTGGTACATCGAGAGAG GGATCCCATACAGAAGAGGCTACCTGCTATATGGTCCTCCTGGCTGTGGAAAAAGCAGCTTCAT TACAGCCCTGGCCggggagctgcagcacagtATCTGCCTGCTGAGCCTCAGCGACCGCAGCCTCTCTGATGACCGACTCAATTACCTCCTGAGCGTGGCACCACAGCAGAGCATCATCCTTCTGGAGGATGTGGATGCTGCCTTTGTCAGTCGGGACCTCGCTGCTGAGA ACCCTGCTATGTACCAAGGCATGGGGCGCCTGACCTTCAGTGGCCTCCTCAACGCCCTGGATGGCGTGGCCTCCACAGAGGCCAGGATTGTCTTCATGACCACCAACTATGTGGACAG GCTGGACCCAGCCCTGGTGCGGCCAGGACGCGTGGACCTCAAGCAGTATGTGGGCCACTGCTCCCGAGGGCAGCTGGCCCGCATGTTCCAGCGCTTCTATCCtgagcagcccccagctgcagctgacCGGTTTGCTGAGCAGGCACTGGCAGTCTCCAAACAGATCAGCGCTGCCCAGGTACAGGGCCACTTCATGCTCTACAAGACAGATCCCGGGGGTGCCATTGAAAACATACACTCCATCCTGCCGTGA
- the LOC110400533 gene encoding mitochondrial chaperone BCS1 isoform X2, with protein sequence MPFSDFVVALKDNPYFGAGFGLVGVGTAMALARKGAQFGLVAFRRHYMITLEVPSKDKSYQWLLNWISHHAKRTQHLSVETSYLQHESGRVSTKFDFVPSPGNHFIWYQRKWIRIERNRERQMIDLNTGTAWESVTFTALGTNREIFFNILQEARELALQQQEGRTIMYTAIGTEWRQFGFPRRRRPLSSVVLEKGVSERLVEDVKEFIDNPQWYIERGIPYRRGYLLYGPPGCGKSSFITALAGELQHSICLLSLSDRSLSDDRLNYLLSVAPQQSIILLEDVDAAFVSRDLAAENPAMYQGMGRLTFSGLLNALDGVASTEARIVFMTTNYVDRLDPALVRPGRVDLKQYVGHCSRGQLARMFQRFYPEQPPAAADRFAEQALAVSKQISAAQVQGHFMLYKTDPGGAIENIHSILP encoded by the exons ATGCCGTTTTCTGACTTTGTcgtggcactgaaggacaaCCCCTACTTTGGGGCTGGGTTTGGCCTCGTTGGGGTGGGCACAGCCATGGCACTGGCTCGGAAAGGGGCTCAGTTTGGGCTGGTGGCTTTCAGGCGCCACTATATGATCACCTTGGAGGTGCCCAGCAAGGATAAGAGCTACCAGTGGCTGCTGAACTGGATCTCACACCATGCCAAGCGCACGCAGCACCTGAGTGTTGAGACATCGTACCTGCAGCATGAGAGTGGGCGCGTCAGCACCAAGTTTGACTTTGTCCCCAGCCCTGGAAACCATTTCATCTG GTATCAGAGGAAGTGGATTCGCATCGAGCGCAACCGGGAGAGGCAGATGATTGACCTGAACACAGGAACCGCCTGGGAGTCTGTCACCTTCACGGCACTGGGCACCAACCGGGAGATCTTCTTCAACATCCTCCAGGAAG CCCGGGAGCTGGCTCTGCAACAGCAGGAGGGGAGGACAATCATGTACACAGCCATAGGAACGGAGTGGCGGCAGTTTGGATTcccgcgccgccgccggccTCTCAGCTCCGTGGTGCTGGAGAAAGGTGTGTCAGAGAGGCTGGTTGAGGATGTGAAGGAGTTCATCGACAACCCCCAGTGGTACATCGAGAGAG GGATCCCATACAGAAGAGGCTACCTGCTATATGGTCCTCCTGGCTGTGGAAAAAGCAGCTTCAT TACAGCCCTGGCCggggagctgcagcacagtATCTGCCTGCTGAGCCTCAGCGACCGCAGCCTCTCTGATGACCGACTCAATTACCTCCTGAGCGTGGCACCACAGCAGAGCATCATCCTTCTGGAGGATGTGGATGCTGCCTTTGTCAGTCGGGACCTCGCTGCTGAGA ACCCTGCTATGTACCAAGGCATGGGGCGCCTGACCTTCAGTGGCCTCCTCAACGCCCTGGATGGCGTGGCCTCCACAGAGGCCAGGATTGTCTTCATGACCACCAACTATGTGGACAG GCTGGACCCAGCCCTGGTGCGGCCAGGACGCGTGGACCTCAAGCAGTATGTGGGCCACTGCTCCCGAGGGCAGCTGGCCCGCATGTTCCAGCGCTTCTATCCtgagcagcccccagctgcagctgacCGGTTTGCTGAGCAGGCACTGGCAGTCTCCAAACAGATCAGCGCTGCCCAGGTACAGGGCCACTTCATGCTCTACAAGACAGATCCCGGGGGTGCCATTGAAAACATACACTCCATCCTGCCGTGA